The following proteins are encoded in a genomic region of Stigmatopora nigra isolate UIUO_SnigA chromosome 3, RoL_Snig_1.1, whole genome shotgun sequence:
- the LOC144194157 gene encoding insulin gene enhancer protein ISL-3 isoform X1: protein MVDIIFSSSFLGDMGDHSKKKPGFAMCVGCGSQIHDQYILRVSPDLEWHAACLKCAECSQYLDESCTCFVRDGKTYCKRDYVRLFGIKCAKCNLGFSSSDLVMRARDNVYHIECFRCSVCSRQLLPGDEFSLREDELLCRADHGLLLDRTSAGSPLSPGHNVHSSRAMHLSEPVTTVRQAPHRNHAHKQSEKTTRVRTVLNEKQLHTLRTCYNANPRPDALMKEQLVEMTGLSPRVIRVWFQNKRCKDKKKSILIKQLQQQQHSDKTVSIFNLQGLTGTPLVAGSPIRHESTVQGNPVEVQTYQPPWKALSEFALQSDLDQPAFQQLVSFSESGSLGNSSGSDVTSLSSQLPDTPNSMVPSPVET from the exons ATGGTGGATATTATTTTCAGCTCTTCTTTCTTGGGTGATATGGGGGATCATTCCAAAA AGAAGCCAGGATTCGCCATGTGTGTGGGATGCGGAAGCCAAATCCATGACCAGTACATACTGAGAGTCTCCCCGGACTTGGAGTGGCATGCAGCCTGTCTCAAGTGTGCAGAGTGCAGCCAATACCTGGATGAGAGCTGCACTTGCTTTGTGCGGGACGGGAAAACCTACTGCAAAAGAGATTATGTCAG GCTTTTCGGCATTAAATGCGCCAAGTGCAATTTGGGCTTCAGCAGCAGCGACTTGGTGATGAGGGCCCGAGACAACGTCTACCACATCGAGTGCTTCCGCTGCTCGGTGTGTAGTCGCCAACTGCTACCCGGCGACGAGTTCTCTCTGCGGGAAGACGAGCTCCTTTGCCGGGCCGACCACGGCCTGTTGCTGGACAGAACCTCCGCCGGGAGCCCCCTCAGTCCCGGACATAACGTGCATTCCTCCAGAGCCATGCATCTCTCAG AACCGGTGACGACGGTGCGTCAAGCCCCACATCGCAACCACGCGCACAAGCAGTCGGAAAAGACGACACGCGTGCGTACGGTGCTTAACGAGAAACAACTGCACACGTTGCGGACGTGCTACAACGCCAACCCGCGGCCCGACGCCCTGATGAAGGAGCAGCTGGTGGAGATGACGGGCTTGAGCCCCAGAGTCATCCGCGTGTGGTTCCAGAACAAGCGCTGCAAGGACAAAAAGAAGTCAATACTCATCAAGCAGCTCCAACAACAGCAACACAGTGATAAGACTGTAAGCATCTTC AACCTGCAGGGACTAACGGGAACACCTCTGGTGGCTGGGAGTCCAATTCGACATGAGAGCACAGTTCAGGGCAACCCAGTGGAGGTGCAAACCTATCAGCCACCATGGAAAGCGCTGAGTGAGTTTGCGCTACAGAGTGACCTGGACCAGCCTGCTTTTCAACAACTG GTGTCTTTCTCAGAGTCAGGCTCTCTGGGCAACTCATCAGGCAGTGACGTCACATCCTTATCATCTCAGTTACCGGACACCCCCAACAGTATGGTACCAAGTCCGGTGGAGACGTGA
- the LOC144194157 gene encoding insulin gene enhancer protein isl-2a isoform X2: MVDIIFSSSFLGDMGDHSKKKPGFAMCVGCGSQIHDQYILRVSPDLEWHAACLKCAECSQYLDESCTCFVRDGKTYCKRDYVRLFGIKCAKCNLGFSSSDLVMRARDNVYHIECFRCSVCSRQLLPGDEFSLREDELLCRADHGLLLDRTSAGSPLSPGHNVHSSRAMHLSEPVTTVRQAPHRNHAHKQSEKTTRVRTVLNEKQLHTLRTCYNANPRPDALMKEQLVEMTGLSPRVIRVWFQNKRCKDKKKSILIKQLQQQQHSDKTNLQGLTGTPLVAGSPIRHESTVQGNPVEVQTYQPPWKALSEFALQSDLDQPAFQQLVSFSESGSLGNSSGSDVTSLSSQLPDTPNSMVPSPVET, translated from the exons ATGGTGGATATTATTTTCAGCTCTTCTTTCTTGGGTGATATGGGGGATCATTCCAAAA AGAAGCCAGGATTCGCCATGTGTGTGGGATGCGGAAGCCAAATCCATGACCAGTACATACTGAGAGTCTCCCCGGACTTGGAGTGGCATGCAGCCTGTCTCAAGTGTGCAGAGTGCAGCCAATACCTGGATGAGAGCTGCACTTGCTTTGTGCGGGACGGGAAAACCTACTGCAAAAGAGATTATGTCAG GCTTTTCGGCATTAAATGCGCCAAGTGCAATTTGGGCTTCAGCAGCAGCGACTTGGTGATGAGGGCCCGAGACAACGTCTACCACATCGAGTGCTTCCGCTGCTCGGTGTGTAGTCGCCAACTGCTACCCGGCGACGAGTTCTCTCTGCGGGAAGACGAGCTCCTTTGCCGGGCCGACCACGGCCTGTTGCTGGACAGAACCTCCGCCGGGAGCCCCCTCAGTCCCGGACATAACGTGCATTCCTCCAGAGCCATGCATCTCTCAG AACCGGTGACGACGGTGCGTCAAGCCCCACATCGCAACCACGCGCACAAGCAGTCGGAAAAGACGACACGCGTGCGTACGGTGCTTAACGAGAAACAACTGCACACGTTGCGGACGTGCTACAACGCCAACCCGCGGCCCGACGCCCTGATGAAGGAGCAGCTGGTGGAGATGACGGGCTTGAGCCCCAGAGTCATCCGCGTGTGGTTCCAGAACAAGCGCTGCAAGGACAAAAAGAAGTCAATACTCATCAAGCAGCTCCAACAACAGCAACACAGTGATAAGACT AACCTGCAGGGACTAACGGGAACACCTCTGGTGGCTGGGAGTCCAATTCGACATGAGAGCACAGTTCAGGGCAACCCAGTGGAGGTGCAAACCTATCAGCCACCATGGAAAGCGCTGAGTGAGTTTGCGCTACAGAGTGACCTGGACCAGCCTGCTTTTCAACAACTG GTGTCTTTCTCAGAGTCAGGCTCTCTGGGCAACTCATCAGGCAGTGACGTCACATCCTTATCATCTCAGTTACCGGACACCCCCAACAGTATGGTACCAAGTCCGGTGGAGACGTGA